A region of the Mytilus galloprovincialis chromosome 1, xbMytGall1.hap1.1, whole genome shotgun sequence genome:
TGACACAAAGAGAACAACAAGTCACACTGGACGGGAAAAGTTCAAGTACTGCTAAGGTAACATCCGGCGTACCACAGGGAACAGTTTAATGAACATTGCTGTTTTTCCTATACATACAACGACATAGGGAATGACATAACATTAAAGATAAACCAATTCGCAGATGATAGCTTACTTTATCTAGCGATATCAACTAAGGACTACTGCAAATATCTACCAGAAGATCTTGACAAAATGGTAAAGTGGGCACAAATTTGGCAAAATGGTTTGtccttacaataaaaaaaaacagagtcaTACCATCAACTTCAACTGCAACACCAATGGATTTATCCTGGAATCAGTTGCATCAAATCCATACCTAGGCGCTGAACTTACCAACACAATGTCATGAGACAAACAAGTTAAGAAAGTTGTCACTAAAGGAAACAGATCACTCGGCTTCATACGAAGAAATGTTGGATCCTGTCCAGAGGAAGTCAAGAAACAAGCCTATCTTGCTCTTGTCCGACCTCACCGTGAATACGCTTGCAgctataaaaacatatttatcagATTGAGATGGTCCAACGCCGTGCAGGACgctttatcaaaaaaaaaaatacccaagaGGGCCTGTAACAGTTACAATAGTGAACCTGACACCACTAGAAACCAAAATAGCACGTATAACGcttttttattcgtttgatgtgttttatcatttgattttgctatttgattagggactttcagttttgaaactcctcggagttcagtatttttgtgattttactttttttttataaatccatCAATGAAAAGGTTGCTATACCAATTCCATCACACATTTTAAAACCAAGAAGAACTTCGAGACTCCATCAACCGAATACTAAAAGATACGTACAAATTAGGCCAAACAAAGGTATTTACAAGTACAGCTTCTTTCCTCGGACCAGACGAACAACTACAGATTAAGAGCAGAGAGGAATTCAAGATCAAACTCACCAAGCTTTTATGTAGTTACCAACACAAACAAAAGAAGGATGATTTTTTTCACCAGCAACTGTACATATATTTTGAGCACAATTTTGAACTAATGTTTAGTAAATGTTATGTTGGACGTCAAACTAAAATTTATACTTGAGTGATGGTTCAAAGTACCTTTTTCGATTTTAGATGTATATATGTACTGGGCCTCTTTTAAAGTAGGGTATGTATAAGTTTCCTGTCATATCTACTCtgtgttttgttagatgtatttctatttgtatctatctgCTGAGTaaagccattttcaactgatttatatacatgtagtttgttcttatgatgtactgttacCCCACTGTCACATATTATGAGAGGGTTAGCGCCTTCAAACTTTTTTAATCCCGCCATATTATggatgtgcctgtcctaagtcaggggcTTGTTATTCAGTTGTTGTCATTAATCCCGCCATATTATGGATGtgcctgtcctaaatcaggagcTTGTTATTCAGTTGTTGTCATTAATCCCGCCATATTATGGATGtgcctgtcctaaatcaggagcttgttattcagttgttgtcatttgttgctgcaTACatattttcgttcattatttagTACAAAAATTcagaaggccgtacggtgacatcaagttgttaatttctgtgtcatttggtctctcgttTGTAAACATGCTACACCTTCAATTTTATAGTCGACATCAACAGGAAATACAGTTTTGGATTTATAATTGTTATTGCATTTCCAAGAAAAAATAATCACAATGGAGTATTTTAACAGGAAATATATTATGTTCTATGAATTCATGCAATTCCTAAAATGATTCATGTCCAAAATATAGAACAATGTGATTTCCTTTTAAAACTAATCAAAACATCAGCATAAAACAGTAAACTTTAGTCGTGTCAAATTCAGTATTTCTTCCTAATAATTCATGATCTGTTTGAGCAGTTGTTATTGTTAAAGGACCACGTCCCTCTTAATGAACTATGTTTAGTTTGAACATACAAGAGCGTAACTTATTCACTGAGATACCGGTATGTTAACTCCATACAATAGAGTAGAGAGTATGTTATTATGCGATAgattctattttgaattttgaatttgtcCATCTTTatcaatttcgaaaaaaaaaaagacacttgATCAGACCTTCCTACTTTTAGTAGTTCCATTTACCTTAAGATGAGTTGGGTCTATGGGATGTAAAAACTCATTGAAATTAGAGTTTGTGCGACGAAACATCaccaatatatctgaaagtgaaaatcaaagaactttttttttctttttttaaagaaaaatctgtGTGAGTCTGCTTCAAACGAGTGCAAAACAAGTCAACCAGTAGTGGTGGTTCCCAATGCGAAAACCGAATGTTCGCTTAAATATCGACTCATTAAACtaacaaaatatgtaaaactaGCACTATAAATATTGGCAACAAGTGATACACGTTTAGTACAGGTGTTTGATTCATTTATTCTGCATTTATTCTTATGAACCAACTATTCAGTCATTTATATAactagtttttttggtggggttcgtgttgtttattctttagttttctatgttgtgtcgtgtgtgctgttgtttgtttgtctttttcatttttagccatggcgttgtcagtttgttttagatttatgagtttgactgtccctttggtatctttcgtccctctttttcttTTCTCGTACATGATGTCTACCAATTTAATAATTTGCTGACCACATGCTTCTCTTTGAATGTGTATCAGGTCTTTATACCTAATCCATAAGATTTGTAACCTGAAtcacattttatattcataaataaaaactatgcttgaaaagaatattatcatagatatcaggattataattagGTGTACCAGAAGTCTACAACTCAAAATAGTTATCTGAGCAAATCAAATACAAATTAAAGAGCACTGTAAACTATAAAAAGTTCCAAAACAAACTATGAAGTTCAACTTCAATTCAGTAGCTGTGAGTATCCATAGTTTGGTACTTTTGGGTCTATTGActtgtatatttgtttagggaatAATCGATCTCACTTTTTTCAACTGTTGTGCTCTCATATTATTGTCCCGTGTAAGGGGGTAATGTTGTGCTCTCATATTATTGTCCCGTGTAAGGGGGTAATGTTGTGCTCTCATATTATTGTCCCGTGTAAAGGGTAATGTTGTGCTTTCATACCTCAGTCCATGTTAGGGGGAATGTTAACCGTTTACGAAAATGTTTCATCCCGCCATGGAGGGAAATGGTTGGTTAATATGAAGAAgcaaaaaaggaagatgtggtatgattgccaaagagacaagtctccacaagtgaccaaataacacagaaattgacagatataggtcatcgtacggcctttaacaatgagcaatttacctcatagtcagctataaaaggtcccaaaatcACAATAGCCTTTTTTACGGGGAACTGATTGGTTGTAGTAAAAAGTTAATGCTCAGTAAATAGATTTTGTAACTATTAACGGTTAGAAGTCTTAAATTATTAATGGCGAAATTTACACTATAGTATAATAGCATTATTGTGAAAAACCGGGACCCGACTAGATCAAGTCtcgaatatattttaaaactattcacataaaaggtaaaaaaaaaaaaaaaagatgaacacTATCTAAAATGTGTTTTAATGCTAATAGTAAAGAGCAAAATGTTTGATATGcaatgttttataatataaacGTCAATGCTTTAAATGTTCCAATTCATATTCATGAGTACGTTCACTTTTGTATGAATTTGATCTTGATGACCGTCCTTTTCGCGATGATCCGGAAGAAGTTGATAATGAGCGGGCTCGAAAACGATGCTTACAACAGAAACCAATGCTCTTGGTTAATTTTGTAATCTCGTCACGGAAGTGTTTGTTAAGGAAACTATAAATAATTGGATTTGCGGCGTTGTTTAAGTAGTGGCATCTTGAAAACAACTTTAGGAGCACTTGAACAAATTCCGAAGAGTctttttctatctttttatttACAGATCTGCAAATCATTACACCAACGGAGGGTAAATAACTCAAAACAAACGCAATAGTGACGGCGATGAAAATCTTTGTCGTCCGAGAAGCTTTTATATTGGACAACCTTTCAGATAAGTTGGAGAGTTTAGATTTAGTTGATAAGTTGGACATTGTCCTGCGGAATAGTTTATGATTTTGTACCACTGACGACGAATCGTCATCACTCACACTTGATAACATTCTTTTGCGGCCATTTTGTATAACACTTTGTCTGGGGTTTTCACCGATAGTTACACCTTTCCTTCTTTTGATTGCTAACCAGATTAAAAAGTATAAAGTTGACAATATAACGAATGTGATTATAAACACTAACCCTAATATAAGATAATACATAGTTTGGAAGGTCGAACCTTTGTATTTTTGATCAACGGAACAATCGAATCCACATAGATTTCCGGATATTTGTTCTCTTCTTGTTCCAAATAGAACAACAGCTGGACTACACAAAATTAAAGCTAACATGCCAGCTGATATAGACATACACTTTGTTCTTGTACGATTACCAAAATGTAAAGGCTTGCATATTTTAAAGTAACGATCAAAAGCAATCTGTATTAAAATCACAGCAGATGCATATGTAGTAGCGCTTTCAACAGCTCGGAATATTTTACACGCAATGTTTGAATAAAATGAGTAATGATAGAGTAAATCATATATGTCAATTGGCATCACTACGACACTGGTTATAAAATCAAACAATGCCATGGCAATGATAAAATTGTTCGCTGACCTCTTTTTCGACCGAAAACAGTAAATATAGAGAACCAATGAGTTTCCAAAACATCCGAAGAGCAtcaataaaaacaagaatatgaTAACTGGAAGATACAGAACAGCCTTTCTTTGACTCAGTAGTGATAACTGTGGGTATATCCAGTCCTCGGTAGAACAGTTAGTTATGTTGGTAAACGGAACAGTCGTATTCTCCAAGTACGAGTAATTGTTAAATGAATTATATATGGTATACTCGCTGTCTTTAAACATGACAGAGGTGACAGTTGACATCTGGAAATAACaagattattttgttttaaccaaaAAAACATCATTTGCTAATTATCAACATCTTTTAAATAGTTCATTTGTTGTACTGGTCTTGATGCTCGTGTCTTTGTGTGTTTTAGTGATTTTTTTCTACATGAGCGAGCAAGGAGATTCAGATGATAATTAATGTGTCATCTCATTAAGCGATATCATACGCAGCTTCCATCTCATACTCAAAAGACAAAATGGGTTTTTACATAGCATTACACAATATACATTTATCTACAAAGTAGTGTTGTTCTTGTATCCATGTGTCCTTAATATCAAATCCATTGAATTGATAATCGATGATTTTTATTACTTGATTACTCCAGCAGTTTCTACATAAGGtcatgcctgtatcaagtcaggaatatgacagttgttttccgttTGTTTGATGTGTCTGACGTGTTTGAgattttcctatttgaattttccttgacgttctgtatttttgttattttactttttgctattcTGTTTGGGTTTTGCTctttgttaaaggtcgtacggtgacaaaaaaaacttttaagtcattttggtctctggtgcaAAGTTGTATCATGTTCTTATTTGTATACAAGCATGAGCTATAGGTTTTATTATTTTGCTCAATATAAATAAAGGCCTTGAAATTTAAAGAAGGAATTTTTGGTTTTCAAATTATTGTCGCCTTGTATCGCTTTCCATTTAGTATATTAGTGTGGGTGTCCATTAttttgtcaaaacatttaatttagattaaagattaaaaaaaaaaaataaccgacTTAAATGACTGTATCCTGAAGCtagtttttttatgtaataattcAAAAGGATTTTAGTATATACACGATAAAGACTTAATTATTTGATTGATTATTTAAATAGTAAAGTTTGCTTCCGTGAAATGTTATTGTCCCTAGTGTTCGTAGTAATCTGACAATATCCTTTGTGTAAATAACAAACATTAATTGTAAACAATATtgcattgaaatattttgaacTCTTTTTTCAGAAGCGGTCAAAATGATAAACATTCTTTAAGAATTTGTTGAAgtatttaaaatatgataaaaaaaatattcacacgCACTTCAATGACTTAATTCTCTTTCATTGACTTCGTGGTTATAAAGGAAAACTTCATCTTACTCTACatctatattgatattttttaaaatgtctaTCGCATTAGATTTAACATTTAGAACGTGTTCTTCGTCAGTTACAAAAACCTCATCAACAATACAAGATACATAATAGTGAGTTTCGTCAacaaaaggctcatcagtgaaACTCGGACCAAAAGGTTATAACCAAAACCAAGAAAGAGTTGAAGAGCGCGTTGAagaccaaaacacacaaaaagagTTGAAGAGCGCCTtgaagaccaaaacaaaaaaaagggtTGAAGAGCGCGTTGAagaccaaaacaaacaaaaagagtTGAAGAGCGCCTtgaagaccaaaacaaaaaaaagggtTGAAGAGCGCGTTGAagaccaaaacaaacaaaaaagagttGAAGAACGCCTtgaagaccaaaacaaaaaaagagtTAAAGAGCGCATtgaagaccaaaacaaaaaaagagtCGAAGAGCGCGTTGAagaccaaaacaaacaaaaaagagttGAAGAGCGCGTTGAAGACCGAAACAAACAAAAAGAGTTGAAGAGCGCCTTGAagaccaaaacaaacaaaaagagtTGAAGAGCGCGTTGAagaccaaaacaaacaaaaaagagttGAAGAGCGCGTTGAagaccaaaacaaacaaaaaagaattgaAGAGCGCGTTGAAgactaaaacaacaaaaaaaagagtTGAAGAGCGCGTTGAAgaccaaatcaaacaaaaaacagTTGAAGAGCGCGTTgaagaccaaataaaaaaaaagagttgaaGAGTGCGTTGAagaccaaaacaaacaaaaaagagttGAAGAACGCCTtgaagaccaaaacaaaaaaagagtTAAAGAGCGCATtgaagaccaaaacaaaaaaagagtTGAAGAGCGCCTTGAagaccaaaacaaacaaaaagagtTGAAGAGCGCGTTGAagaccaaaacaaacaaaaaagagttGAAGAGCGCGTTGAagaccaaaacaaacaaaaaagaattgaAGAGCGCGTTGaagactaaaacaaaaaaaagagtTGAAGAGCGCGTTGAAgaccaaatcaaacaaaaaacagTTGAAGAGCGCGTTgaagaccaaataaaaaaaaagagttgaaGAGTGCGTtgaagaccaaaacaaaaaattccAACAGGGGTTGCAAAAATCCATCCGACATAATATACTCCTACGATAGAAAATCTATAagtttttcgaacaattcaaTGTTTTCTAATCAGATAATAAATCAATAtaacaggtatcaatgataattatgTCATCTCAACACCGAAGCGGTTCTGAAATAGGTTTATACCTCCATATAAGTAAACTATGTTTCACTTTAATTCTATATTAAATTGAACAATTTTCCACAAGGTATTTTTAAGTTGTGTTGAAAACTGAATCTTCCGACTGTTATTGTTGTTTGGGGTTTTCCTTAACTAAGATTCgaatataagaaataaattttGCGAATTTCAGGAAGGCTTTCCGGAATGCATTATTAAACACTAACATTAATCTAAGGTATCATAACAAAACGTAATAACATTCAACCTAAAACAGttatcattactttttattatttttcatgtttaattataccattataattataattacacaaactaatgtttaaaaatatatctttaattAACTTTCTGTTGcgttcaaaaaaaaataatacaatattgtatTCAACATTACATGTCATGtgtgaaatggaaaaaaaatagcgaaatctttatgggttttttttcggttgttttttttttttttatatttttgtatgttctatatataaatatcgaataatatatgaataattttcttaccttcattttaaaattaatttaaaattcacAATTCACTTAAAATTTAATAACGCACACTCTTCTGTCTAATCGTCTATTAAGCATGGTTACGTAAAACCTATATTTTTCTAGTGGAAATGTTTGCTTTCTCCCACATTTTCATACACTTCCggtttttattaaaacattatctTAGTCGCGTTATACGGAAATGGTTCAATGAGCAAATAGGATTTAATACTTAAAACATCTAAATACCTATAATATAGTTAAGAATTAATATTTTCTGTTGAACAACAAACTATTTTCCAGTAATACAAACATAGTAATTTGATGCTTTTAattgtttgaaaacaaaatgttccATTCTTGttgaaaaatgaattttcaagtttaaattgttatattttaatgcTTGTTTCGTCTATCGCCTTTTACACATCAATCATTTGATTGTGAATAAAATAAAACGTGAGGGTAAACATTATAAGACAACAACCAAACGACACAAATTACCAAACGACATAGAGAGGGCAATATACAGTttatatatccaaaatgttagGTTCTAGATCGTCCAGAGTCTCAAGTTAAAAAACTTGAGAATAAATTCAACAGATCATCCATTTCACAGTCAGAAAGTGTTTTGAAAAACGACAAAAACCATAAAGATGACATTAAACAACTATTGACGAGAGACCAACCTAAGGCACATAAAATGTgtggttaaacttttttttaaacggatAAGTAGTATGACTGCAAGGAGAAAAGACTCacaaaaagaccaaatgacatagaagctACCAACTAAAGGTTACCGTACGGCGTTCGACAATGAGCTGAACGCACATCCGCATAAAAAGTTACAAAAGGGCCCGAACAATTCCTCATATGTGGGGCCGACTGTGCAAtgactgtatagccagtcaaggtctataaaactttcattttttggttAGTCATATGTGTGGTGTCCTGTTCATTAAAATGGATACCACAAATATGAGgaaaagttttaaataatattCTTGTATGTAATGTAGGAAATATAAATGATATCAATTTTCTTGGACGGTTGTGACCTTATTTTAACAGCTAGTATATTTCTTGCTATATCGAACACATGATCAGTACGGCTTCCTCGACTTAGATGCAGTTTCTTCCTGTTAAGGTTACGAGTAATGGTAATTCAGATTTAATGGAAAATATAGCATTCAGTCTTTTACATAAGTATCCCCGGTCACTCAGCATGCACTTATGACGCAATGGTTTGAATTCAAAATGGTTTATTTAGTGGAATGAGTGTTGCTGAATCTTAAGTTTCTTGTCTTGTGGTTTATTTAGTGGAATGAGTGTGGCTGAATTTTAAGTTTCTTGTCTTGTGGGCTGTGGTTTATTTAGTGGAATGAGTGTTGCTGAATCTTAAGTTTCTTGTCTTGTGGGCTGTGGTTTATTTAGTGGAATGAGTGTTGCTGAATCTTAAGTTTCTTGTCTTGTGGGCTGTGGTTTGTCGTCCTATCTTTTTCTTTGTAGTTATTGTACCTTGTTTTTattccccatttatgggcattatgttttctggtctgtgtgtctgttcttctgtccgttcgttcgttcgtctgttcgttcgtctgtcccgcttccggttaaagtttttggtttgaAGTAGTTTTTGatcgatgaagttgaagtccaatcaacttgaaagttagtacacatgttccctatgatatgacctttctaattttaatgccaaattagagtttttacgcCATTTtaaaggtccactgaacatagaaaatgatagtgtggatatggcattcgtgtactagggacacattcttatttcCAAATACATTATGGATATGATTATGGATATGATAGGCCCTTTTTTATgctttctatttttttctatctgttattagaaataaacttcaaTAATTTGTTGTGGACTtgagcggtgttgtggactttagaggaaatgtggactttaacggtgccacaagaGATAATGGTTTGATcgttcttttttatacataaaaaaatcattcgATTAACTATCTTGACTTTGGTGCATCAGATTTTTCGATTTCGCCGAATGAAGTGATGTGGTTTAGGCTTATTCATTATATCGGAAACAAATTACTATATCAGCTTCATCAAAGATAAAATTACGACAACGAGTACAGACCTTGCATCTATTTCTATTTACAAATTTGATTCATCAGTAAATTTGAGTCACCTACAGCAATGACGCTGAGGTTGTGGTGTGTGTAACTTATACAAGTTTAAAAGATGCATCGGAACACTTCAATACATGATGCATGTCCTGGTGGCGTATCTCTTGATCTGAACAATACAGGACAAAGTTCAATAACCACGATATATGATTCATGTTTTAATGAATGTGtttatgaatgaaaaatattgcctgattatttgtttgatataatttaaagaataatagaaaatagaaatgtcagtaggtttttaaattttaattaaacaaactaAACGGCTGAAaagaattaaatataatatattatgtataaatttctatatatatttcgGAAATAATTTTCTCTGTAGATATTATTTTTTAGGAAAGAAGAGGGActtgttcttttaaaaaatatatataaccatTTACTAGTAGTTGATTTTTCTAGCATCAAAAGATAATGAACCTATGTCTCAAATATGACCTACATGTAAGATGGATTAGACTGTGTTGGTCCCTGTTGGTTAAATATACATAGGTCCTCGTGTGTTTCGATTGGCTTCCAAACTTTTGGCTTTGAGTTTTGCTGGTGGAGGTAAATCAATAAAAGCGGGAGAACGCTTatatttataaagtgttgtttgcattcttttttttaaacaatcaatGAATGCAGCTTTATTCCAAACATCATCATGAATTGCACTTAATCGCACTCATTGATAAGGTATTAAAAATAATGAACTAATAAATGTTTTCAGAATCGCTCTCACGAACATATATGGTACATTCTAATTGCACCAAGTGGTGTTTACAAAACACGCGGTTCATGTCCTAAGTACATGAGATTCAATCACGCTTATCTTTTTTCTCAATGAACACAAACAAATGAAAGATCTTGCTATGCAAAACAAACGTTGTTTAtactacaaaaaaaatgaacaaaaatctGTTGACTAACAGTAAGTATTCTAAGACTTTccaaaaagcaaaaacaagaacAACAGCATTTTGGCGTGTTAACAAAACACAACGACGGTTGTATAATCAAAACTTTAGTTAGACAACATTTGAACCGCACATAGCTCTAAAAGATATTAGACTTCTGTGCAAGCATCATCTCTCGTTTTCTCCAAATCAAAAGAAAGTTATTGTCTGAGATAACAGGTAAAAATCACTTTAAATCTTTTACCATTGgcatagttttttttgttgtgGGCTGTATATGTACCTTTGTAACCTATCTTTTAAATAGTATATCATAGGGCACTAAAACCGGTACTTTGTTTATAAATGCGCATCATGTTTGCATATGGCCGTTCTATGATTTACAAATGAAATTATGAAAATGCTTTGCATCTGGTACAATCTAATCAGTAAAATATGGACCCTGTCAGCTCACCGTTTAAAGCATGGAGGTACAATCTTATCAGTAAAATATAGACCATGTCAGCTCATCGCTTAAAGTATGGAGGTACAATCTAATCAGTAAAATATGGACCCTGTCAGCTCATCGCTTAAAGCATGGAGGGACAATCTAATCAGTAAAATATAGACCCTGTCAGCTCACCGCTTAAAGCATGGAGGAACAATCTTATCAGTAAAATATAGACCCTGTCAGCTCATCGCTTTAAGCATGGAGGTACAATCTAATCAGTAAAATATAGACCCTGTCAGCTCATCGCTTAAAGCATGGAAGTACAATCTTATCAGTAAAATATATAGACCCTGTCAGCTCATCGCTTAAAGCATGGAGGAACAATCTAATTAGTAAAATATAGACCATGTCAGCTCACCGTTTAAAGCATGGAGGTACAATCTTATCAGTAAAATATAGACCATGTCAGCTCATCGCTTAAAGTATGGAGGTACAATCTAATCAGTAAAATATGGACCCTGTCAGCTCATCGCTTAAAGCATGGAGGTACAATCTAATCAGTAAAATATAGACCCTGTCAGCTCATCGCTTAAAGCATGGAGGAACAATCTTATCAGTAAAATATAGACCCTGTCAGCTCATCGCTTAAAGCATGGAGGTACAATCTAATTAGTAAAATATAGACCCTGTCAGCTCATCGCTTAAAGCATGGAGGTACAATCTAATCAGTAAAATATAGACCCTGTCAGCTCATCGCTTAAAGCATGGAGGAACAATCTTTGTACCATCATTAGCAACTGGACTGGTGCCAGACGTGGAGCAGTATTTGCtcaccattccggagcacctgagatcactcccagatTTTATTGGGTTTttatcagtctttagttttctgtctagtgtttgtgtactattgtttgtctgttagtctttttcttttataggcatggcgttgtcaattttcgacttttgagtttgaatgtcgctCTGGTATCTTCCGCCTTTCTTGATGCACATTGCATGTTGTTGGCCTGGTGTTTCACATGCagctacatatacatgtacatgtaacgcTTCCCTCTAGCTATTTCCTTTCCTCCTCTCTTCCTAAAAATACTTTCCTGTTAAATAAggttattaaataaaattgagaatggacatggggaatgtgttaaagcgacaaaaacccgaccatagagcagacaatagccgaaggccacaaatgggccttcaatgtagcgagaaactcccgcacccggaatcgtccttcagctggcccctaaacaaatatgcatataAAACATTGATTTATTAGACAGTACACGTTGTCTTACAATGTCTATTGGGAACTTCACAAAATCTTACCTTGTTTACCTACAATTTTATTGTAAGTACTATGTCTGCAGTATCAGTGAGAGTCTATCTGCTATAGGAAACTACTTGCGTCGGTCTAAACTTTCGACGAATAAATGCTTTCTTGGTGAAGGTAAACACTGaaaaagcgctttggacgcacCTCATTTTTGATGTATTAATTTCACTTTCAAATTTCGATAATGCTGTCAATAAGAAGAGCTACAATTTCTTTAACAAATCAAGAGTGAAAGGAATTCTATTACGATTGGAATACAACAAAATTAACGGTTTTAATAGTGTCATCTGgaaataaaactttgacaaagATGAAAAACGGACTCGTAAAATCGGATTTAGGGTGAGAAATTTAAGGCAATCATTTACATGTATCAAATAATTAATAACTGAATACTTAAGTAATactaaattattcaaatttttcatatttctatgaaataaaagaaGGCGATATCGTAAGTTTATATTTCGCCAAGAAATCTATAAGCACAAGTTTGTGACTCATTTACTAAtgtaagaataagaagatgtgttataattgacaatgagacgacactccaccagagacaaaatgacatagaagttaaaaaCAATAATTCACCGGACAGCctacaacaatgagaaaaacccataccgcatatacAGTCAGTATAGAGAGGCCCAGTGAAGATAACGTGAATCAATTCTATCGACAAAACCAACGGCCTGATTTGTGAACCaaataataattgaaaatga
Encoded here:
- the LOC143062928 gene encoding growth hormone secretagogue receptor type 1-like → MKMSTVTSVMFKDSEYTIYNSFNNYSYLENTTVPFTNITNCSTEDWIYPQLSLLSQRKAVLYLPVIIFLFLLMLFGCFGNSLVLYIYCFRSKKRSANNFIIAMALFDFITSVVVMPIDIYDLLYHYSFYSNIACKIFRAVESATTYASAVILIQIAFDRYFKICKPLHFGNRTRTKCMSISAGMLALILCSPAVVLFGTRREQISGNLCGFDCSVDQKYKGSTFQTMYYLILGLVFIITFVILSTLYFLIWLAIKRRKGVTIGENPRQSVIQNGRKRMLSSVSDDDSSSVVQNHKLFRRTMSNLSTKSKLSNLSERLSNIKASRTTKIFIAVTIAFVLSYLPSVGVMICRSVNKKIEKDSSEFVQVLLKLFSRCHYLNNAANPIIYSFLNKHFRDEITKLTKSIGFCCKHRFRARSLSTSSGSSRKGRSSRSNSYKSERTHEYELEHLKH